From a single Nocardioides sp. dk884 genomic region:
- a CDS encoding NADH:flavin oxidoreductase: protein MSAPDVFAPATLGPVTLRNRTVKAATFEGRTPHGQVTDELIDYHLAPARGGIGLTTVAYLAVAPEGRTHREQIVVGPDTLAGLSRLTDAVHETGAAIAGQVGHAGPVANGRSNRVHAIAASAMPSPLSMQMVRAASEADLTRVTGAYVTAARTLVRAGFDVLELHMAHSYLISSFLAPGLNRRKDRWGGSLENRARLARQVARAVREEVGGEVAVTAKLSLGDGFRGGVTTDIGLEVARLLEADGTLDAMQLSGGSSLMNPMYLFRGDVPLKEFAATMPLPVRLGMRTPVGRSFLKSIPFEEAYFLDKALRFRDALSTPLMLLGGINRRDTMQRAMELGFEYVAMGRAVLREPDLVNRLQAGDVAAGICIHCNQCMPTIYAPGGTHCPVRSPGGAGLTAAS, encoded by the coding sequence GTGAGTGCTCCCGACGTCTTCGCCCCGGCCACCTTGGGGCCGGTCACCCTCCGCAACCGTACGGTCAAGGCGGCCACCTTCGAGGGGCGTACGCCCCACGGCCAGGTCACCGACGAGCTGATCGACTACCACCTCGCCCCGGCGCGCGGGGGGATCGGGCTGACCACTGTCGCCTACCTCGCGGTCGCGCCCGAGGGCCGCACCCACCGTGAGCAGATCGTGGTCGGCCCCGACACGCTGGCCGGGCTGAGCCGCCTCACCGATGCCGTCCACGAGACCGGCGCCGCCATCGCCGGACAGGTCGGCCACGCCGGCCCGGTCGCCAACGGGCGCTCCAACCGGGTGCACGCGATCGCGGCCAGCGCGATGCCCAGCCCGCTGTCGATGCAGATGGTGCGCGCGGCGAGCGAGGCCGACCTGACCCGGGTCACCGGGGCCTACGTCACCGCCGCGCGCACCCTGGTGCGCGCCGGGTTCGACGTGCTCGAGCTGCACATGGCGCACAGCTATCTGATCTCCTCCTTCCTCGCGCCGGGGCTCAACCGGCGCAAGGACCGCTGGGGCGGGAGCCTGGAGAACCGCGCCCGGCTGGCCCGCCAAGTGGCCCGGGCCGTGCGCGAGGAGGTCGGCGGCGAGGTCGCGGTGACCGCCAAGCTGAGCCTCGGCGACGGCTTCCGCGGCGGGGTGACCACCGACATCGGGCTGGAGGTCGCCCGGCTGCTCGAGGCGGACGGAACCCTGGACGCGATGCAGCTCAGCGGCGGCAGCTCGCTGATGAACCCGATGTACCTCTTCCGCGGTGACGTCCCGCTCAAGGAGTTCGCCGCCACGATGCCGCTGCCGGTGCGCCTCGGCATGCGGACCCCGGTGGGGCGCTCGTTCCTGAAGTCGATCCCGTTCGAGGAGGCCTACTTCCTGGACAAGGCGCTGCGCTTCCGCGACGCCCTGTCGACCCCGCTGATGCTGCTGGGCGGGATCAACCGGCGCGACACCATGCAGCGCGCGATGGAGCTGGGCTTCGAGTACGTCGCGATGGGGCGTGCGGTGCTGCGCGAGCCCGACCTGGTCAACCGGCTCCAGGCCGGGGACGTGGCGGCCGGCATCTGCATCCACTGCAACCAGTGCATGCCCACCATCTACGCACCGGGCGGCACCCACTGCCCGGTGCGCAGCCCCGGAGGCGCGGGCCTCACAGCTGCTTCTTGA
- a CDS encoding ABC transporter ATP-binding protein has protein sequence MLSLREVSVSYDGEPAVRQVSLDLPDGQVLAVLGPSGSGKSTLLRAVAGLEDVTGGAVMWDGRDLTGVPTHRRGFALMFQDGQLFTHLSVARNIGYALRLRRVPRAQAARRVEELLDLVGLAGYGDRLPGTLSGGERQRVALARSLAVEPRLLLLDEPLSALDAGLRERLAADLREILRAAGTTALLVTHDHEEAFAVADRLAVLRDGRLVQEGEIGQVWRAPADTATALFLGYARVLTGPAAALVLDAAGVPAAPALAVRRSALSADPAGPLSGTVRAARDTPGQVRLVVDVAGVGEVDAVAGLGRPPAPGEPVRLRVDPGRVAVIPR, from the coding sequence GTGCTGTCCCTGCGTGAGGTCTCGGTCTCCTACGACGGAGAGCCCGCCGTGCGGCAGGTGTCCCTCGACCTGCCCGACGGCCAGGTGCTGGCCGTGCTCGGCCCCTCGGGCAGCGGCAAGTCGACGCTGCTGCGCGCGGTCGCCGGCCTGGAGGACGTCACCGGCGGCGCCGTGATGTGGGACGGCCGCGACCTGACCGGCGTGCCCACCCACCGGCGCGGCTTCGCGCTGATGTTTCAGGACGGCCAGCTCTTCACCCACCTCAGCGTCGCGCGCAACATCGGCTACGCGCTGCGGCTGCGCCGCGTCCCGCGCGCCCAGGCCGCGCGGCGGGTCGAGGAGCTGCTCGACCTCGTCGGGCTCGCCGGGTACGGCGACCGGCTGCCCGGCACCCTCTCCGGCGGGGAGCGGCAGCGGGTCGCGCTGGCCCGCTCGCTGGCCGTCGAGCCGCGGCTGCTGCTCCTCGACGAGCCGCTCTCCGCCCTCGACGCGGGACTGCGCGAGCGGCTGGCCGCGGACCTGCGCGAGATCCTTCGCGCCGCCGGCACCACCGCGCTGCTGGTCACCCACGACCACGAGGAGGCGTTCGCGGTCGCCGACCGGCTGGCCGTGCTGCGCGACGGGCGTCTGGTGCAGGAGGGCGAGATCGGCCAGGTCTGGCGCGCCCCGGCCGACACCGCGACCGCGCTCTTCCTCGGCTACGCCCGCGTGCTCACCGGCCCGGCCGCGGCCCTCGTGCTCGACGCGGCGGGCGTGCCCGCCGCGCCGGCGCTCGCCGTACGACGCTCGGCGCTGAGCGCCGACCCGGCCGGCCCGTTGTCCGGCACCGTGCGCGCGGCACGCGACACGCCCGGACAGGTGCGTCTGGTCGTGGACGTGGCCGGGGTGGGCGAGGTGGACGCGGTCGCCGGTCTCGGCCGGCCTCCGGCCCCCGGGGAGCCGGTGCGGCTGCGCGTCGACCCGGGCCGGGTCGCGGTGATCCCGCGCTGA
- a CDS encoding putative protein N(5)-glutamine methyltransferase: MERLRAAGCVYAEEEAAVLREAARGDTRTLERLVAERLAGRPLEIVVGWAELDGVRVALDPGVFVPRRRTAYVARLGAAGLSEGAVVVDLCCGSGALGAALAHRVPGAVVHAADIDPVAVACARRNLSPERVHLGDLYAALPDDLRGRVDLLAVNAPYVPTGEIELMPPEARLHEPRTALDGGADGLDLHRRVAAGAPDWLAPGGRLLLETSASQSTRTLALLAAAGLAVRLHADEELGAVVAEGLRPPPG, from the coding sequence GTGGAGAGGCTCCGCGCGGCCGGTTGCGTGTATGCCGAGGAGGAGGCCGCCGTCCTGCGGGAGGCGGCCCGCGGCGACACGCGCACCCTCGAGCGGCTGGTGGCCGAGCGGCTGGCGGGGCGTCCTCTGGAGATCGTCGTGGGCTGGGCCGAGCTCGACGGCGTGCGCGTCGCGCTCGACCCGGGCGTGTTCGTCCCGCGCCGCCGCACGGCGTACGTCGCCCGGCTCGGCGCCGCGGGGCTCTCGGAGGGCGCGGTGGTGGTGGACCTGTGCTGCGGCTCGGGGGCGCTCGGCGCGGCCCTCGCGCACCGGGTGCCCGGTGCGGTCGTGCACGCCGCCGACATCGACCCGGTCGCGGTGGCCTGCGCCCGGCGCAACCTGTCCCCCGAGCGGGTCCACCTCGGCGACCTGTACGCCGCGCTGCCCGACGACCTGCGCGGCCGGGTCGACCTGCTGGCGGTCAACGCGCCGTACGTGCCGACCGGCGAGATCGAGCTGATGCCACCGGAGGCGCGGCTGCACGAGCCGCGCACCGCCCTCGACGGCGGCGCCGACGGACTGGACCTGCACCGCCGGGTCGCGGCGGGCGCCCCGGACTGGCTGGCCCCCGGCGGCCGGCTGCTGCTCGAGACCAGCGCCTCCCAGTCGACGCGCACCCTCGCCCTGCTCGCGGCGGCGGGCCTCGCGGTGCGGCTGCACGCGGACGAGGAGCTCGGCGCGGTCGTCGCCGAGGGCCTCCGCCCACCGCCCGGTTGA
- a CDS encoding GNAT family N-acetyltransferase, with protein sequence MRLTNVAHLRLPFGRLLGYDLGVEPQPRALPISFDQRRHVGAGERPGSWMALSFRLPGPRDLADVEAAWRAVLHRHGTLRSVFFPGPDGPLLHAARLGEGRWVEHPIAPGQAVNDALREVLDAACTPYAAPAHRLCLLETADGPTLVVGADHSHVDMWSMLVVARDLLAALDARRRGTEPFAGWPDAAPFAEHTAALRAGPRAPQEVRRRWAEVLDDSGGVMPRFPMSLGEAEGPQRERVEVRDVLDVDDAAALGVSAAEAGVSTLSLVVSAMTQVTRVLADEPLRAVFPVHSRYDPTWHDSVGWFITNSVLTCEDPHPLAAAAAVKEAVSLGSWPLEDVLAPWGGMPEAPGMFAISWLDLRRLPVRVDAKGLEAQYVGASILTDGVMLWFVLDESGLHLRCRYPDTDEARRNVGRWLDRLVAELRSRARESAGGVLQVSGRRFRVQRAGRGDVAALVALLADDPIGATRESGDPVDYEAAYDAVARDPAQFLAVVRDDEDAVVATMQLSIVPGLSRSGATRLQVEGVRVGATARGLGLGSAMLEWAHDHGRARGATLAQLTTDAERADAHRFYERMGYQATHVGFKKQL encoded by the coding sequence ATGCGGCTGACGAACGTGGCCCACCTGAGACTCCCGTTCGGCCGCCTGCTGGGTTACGACCTCGGCGTCGAACCGCAGCCGCGCGCGCTGCCGATCTCCTTCGACCAGCGTCGCCACGTCGGCGCGGGCGAGCGTCCCGGCTCGTGGATGGCGCTGTCCTTCCGCCTCCCCGGCCCGCGCGACCTCGCCGACGTCGAGGCCGCCTGGCGTGCCGTCCTGCACCGGCACGGCACCCTGCGCTCGGTCTTCTTCCCCGGCCCCGACGGACCCCTCCTGCACGCGGCGAGGCTCGGCGAGGGCCGGTGGGTGGAGCACCCGATCGCCCCCGGCCAGGCGGTCAACGACGCCCTGCGCGAGGTGCTGGACGCCGCCTGCACGCCGTACGCCGCCCCGGCGCACCGGCTCTGCCTGCTGGAGACCGCCGACGGCCCGACGCTGGTGGTGGGCGCCGACCACTCCCACGTCGACATGTGGTCGATGCTGGTGGTCGCCCGCGACCTGCTCGCCGCGCTCGACGCCCGCCGCCGCGGGACCGAGCCGTTCGCGGGCTGGCCGGACGCCGCACCGTTCGCCGAGCACACCGCGGCGCTGCGTGCCGGGCCCCGCGCCCCGCAGGAGGTACGCCGCCGCTGGGCCGAGGTGCTCGACGACTCCGGCGGGGTGATGCCGCGGTTCCCGATGTCGCTCGGTGAGGCCGAGGGCCCCCAGCGCGAGCGGGTCGAGGTGCGCGACGTCCTCGACGTCGACGACGCGGCCGCGCTCGGGGTGTCGGCCGCCGAGGCCGGCGTCTCCACGCTGAGCCTGGTGGTCTCGGCGATGACCCAGGTGACCCGGGTGCTCGCCGACGAGCCGCTGCGCGCGGTCTTCCCGGTGCACAGCCGCTACGACCCGACCTGGCACGACTCGGTCGGCTGGTTCATCACCAACTCCGTCCTCACCTGCGAGGACCCGCATCCGTTGGCCGCCGCCGCGGCGGTCAAGGAGGCGGTCTCGCTCGGGTCGTGGCCGCTGGAGGACGTGCTCGCCCCCTGGGGCGGGATGCCGGAGGCACCCGGCATGTTCGCGATCTCCTGGCTCGACCTGCGCCGGCTGCCGGTCCGGGTGGATGCGAAGGGCCTGGAGGCGCAGTACGTCGGGGCCTCGATCCTCACCGACGGCGTGATGCTGTGGTTCGTGCTGGACGAGTCCGGCCTGCACCTGCGCTGCCGCTACCCCGACACCGACGAGGCCCGCCGCAACGTCGGGCGGTGGCTGGACCGCCTCGTCGCCGAGCTGCGCAGCCGGGCCCGGGAGTCGGCGGGCGGGGTCCTGCAGGTCTCCGGGCGCCGGTTCCGGGTGCAGCGGGCCGGACGCGGCGACGTCGCGGCGCTGGTCGCGCTGCTGGCCGACGACCCGATCGGCGCCACCCGCGAGAGCGGCGACCCCGTGGACTACGAGGCGGCGTACGACGCCGTCGCCCGCGACCCCGCGCAGTTCCTCGCGGTGGTCCGCGACGACGAGGACGCGGTGGTCGCCACGATGCAGCTGAGCATCGTGCCGGGCCTGTCCCGCTCCGGGGCCACCCGGCTCCAGGTCGAGGGCGTCCGGGTCGGCGCGACGGCGCGCGGGCTCGGGCTGGGCTCCGCGATGCTCGAGTGGGCGCACGACCACGGCCGCGCCCGAGGCGCCACGCTGGCCCAGCTCACCACCGATGCCGAGCGTGCCGACGCGCACCGTTTCTACGAGCGGATGGGCTACCAGGCCACCCACGTCGGGTTCAAGAAGCAGCTGTGA
- a CDS encoding ABC transporter permease, with protein sequence MAGLRRLLALAALAAVPVLALGLFFVVPVSGMLARGFVVDGVFDPAAVLEVLARSRVHRVLWFTAWSAGAATALALVLGLPAAYVLHRLALPLRGVVRAALLVPFVLPTVVVGVAFKQLLGPDGPLGFLGLDGTPAAIVLGLAFFNVSVVIRVVGGAWESLDPRPGEAAAALGASPRQVFTTVTLPALRPAIVSAASVVFLFCASGFGVVLTLGGLRWASVESEIYLLTTNMLDLQAAAALSILQLVVVSVLLAVSARLRAVPGGTARTVARPRPVRRADWPWLAATALLLAYVGAPIATLVAGSLRVEGEWSLGNYRALGTTGSEQALLVPVTDALANSVRVAVDATWMALLLGGLVALVVTRRSRGRAERRLRGALDAFFMLPLGVSAVTVGFGFLVTLGRGPVDLRDSPLLVPIAQALVALPLVVRTLAPVLGGIDDRQRQAAASLGAGPLRTLATVDLPVVWKPLLAAAGFAFAVSLGEFGATSFLARDDRPTVPVVIFRLIGHPGAMNYGMALAASVVLAAATAVVVLAVERLRVGSVGAF encoded by the coding sequence GTGGCCGGGCTAAGGAGGCTGCTGGCCCTCGCCGCGCTGGCCGCCGTACCGGTGCTCGCCCTCGGGCTGTTCTTCGTGGTGCCGGTCAGCGGCATGCTGGCGCGCGGCTTCGTCGTCGACGGCGTCTTCGACCCCGCCGCCGTGCTGGAGGTCCTGGCGCGTTCCCGGGTGCACCGGGTGCTGTGGTTCACGGCGTGGTCGGCCGGCGCCGCCACCGCGCTGGCGCTGGTGCTCGGCCTGCCCGCGGCGTACGTGCTGCACCGCCTGGCGCTCCCGCTGCGCGGGGTGGTGCGGGCGGCGTTGCTGGTGCCGTTCGTGCTGCCGACGGTGGTCGTCGGCGTCGCGTTCAAGCAGCTGCTCGGCCCGGACGGCCCGCTCGGGTTCCTCGGCCTGGACGGGACCCCCGCCGCCATCGTGCTGGGCCTGGCGTTCTTCAACGTCTCGGTGGTGATCCGGGTGGTCGGCGGGGCGTGGGAGTCCCTCGACCCGCGCCCGGGCGAGGCCGCCGCGGCGCTCGGGGCCTCCCCGCGCCAGGTGTTCACCACCGTCACCCTGCCCGCGCTGCGCCCGGCGATCGTGTCGGCGGCCAGCGTGGTGTTCCTCTTCTGCGCCTCGGGGTTCGGGGTGGTGCTCACCCTCGGCGGGCTGCGCTGGGCCAGCGTGGAGAGCGAGATCTACCTGCTCACCACCAACATGCTGGACCTCCAGGCCGCGGCCGCGCTGTCGATCCTCCAGCTCGTGGTGGTGAGCGTGCTGCTCGCGGTCTCCGCGCGGCTGCGGGCGGTGCCCGGCGGCACCGCCCGCACGGTCGCGCGCCCGCGCCCGGTGCGCCGCGCGGACTGGCCGTGGCTCGCCGCCACCGCGCTCCTGCTCGCGTACGTCGGGGCGCCGATCGCCACCCTGGTCGCCGGCTCGCTGCGGGTCGAGGGGGAGTGGAGCCTGGGCAACTACCGGGCGCTGGGCACCACCGGCTCCGAGCAGGCGCTGCTGGTGCCGGTGACCGACGCGCTGGCCAACTCGGTGCGGGTCGCGGTGGACGCCACCTGGATGGCGCTGCTGCTCGGCGGCCTGGTGGCGCTGGTGGTCACCCGGCGCTCCCGCGGGCGCGCCGAGCGTCGGCTGCGCGGGGCGCTGGACGCGTTCTTCATGCTGCCCCTCGGCGTCTCCGCGGTGACCGTCGGCTTCGGCTTCCTGGTCACGCTCGGGCGTGGCCCGGTCGACCTGCGCGACTCGCCGCTGCTGGTGCCGATCGCGCAGGCACTGGTCGCGCTGCCGCTGGTGGTGCGGACCCTGGCCCCGGTGCTCGGCGGCATCGACGACCGGCAGCGCCAGGCCGCCGCCTCGCTGGGTGCCGGGCCGCTGCGCACGCTGGCCACCGTCGACCTCCCGGTCGTGTGGAAACCGCTGCTCGCCGCGGCCGGCTTCGCCTTCGCTGTCTCCCTGGGCGAGTTCGGGGCGACGTCCTTCCTCGCTCGCGACGACCGGCCCACGGTGCCGGTCGTGATCTTCCGACTCATCGGCCACCCGGGTGCGATGAACTACGGCATGGCCCTCGCCGCGTCCGTCGTCCTGGCCGCCGCCACCGCAGTGGTGGTGCTGGCCGTCGAACGGCTCCGCGTGGGCTCGGTAGGAGCGTTCTAG
- a CDS encoding thiamine ABC transporter substrate-binding protein: MVLSTHARSAVLTGLAVLATSVLGGCSLTGSSGEEAAEGSDRVVLVTHDSFALPDELVADFEERTGLDLEVRPSGDAGTLTNKLVLSKDDPVGDVAFGVDNTFASRALAEGVFASYAPGLPAGVAAHELPGDDEDLLTPVDTGAVCLNVDDTWYAERDLTPPRTLEDLTDPAYRDQLVLPGATTSSPGMAFLLTTIARYGEEWPDYWRELMDNGARLTNGWSDAYQGEFTQGGGAGDRPLVLSYDSSPAFTVSSGTSTTSALLDTCFEQVEYAGVLAGADNPEGAEQVIDFLLSDEVQAALPESMYVFPVSGQVELPAAWAKHAPRPERTWQVDPAAIDENRAEWLREWNDLVAR, from the coding sequence ATGGTGCTGTCCACCCATGCCCGCTCGGCCGTCCTCACCGGACTGGCCGTCCTCGCGACCTCCGTGCTCGGCGGCTGCTCCTTGACCGGCTCCTCCGGGGAGGAGGCCGCCGAGGGCAGCGACCGGGTCGTGCTCGTCACGCACGACTCCTTCGCGCTGCCTGACGAGCTGGTCGCGGACTTCGAGGAGCGCACCGGCCTCGACCTCGAGGTCCGTCCCTCCGGCGACGCGGGGACGTTGACCAACAAGCTCGTGCTGAGCAAGGACGACCCGGTCGGCGACGTCGCGTTCGGCGTCGACAACACGTTCGCCTCGCGGGCGCTCGCCGAGGGCGTCTTCGCCTCCTACGCGCCGGGCCTGCCGGCGGGTGTCGCCGCCCACGAGCTGCCCGGCGACGACGAGGACCTGCTCACCCCGGTCGACACCGGCGCGGTCTGCCTCAACGTCGACGACACCTGGTACGCCGAGCGCGACCTCACCCCGCCACGCACCCTCGAGGACCTCACCGACCCGGCCTACCGCGACCAGCTGGTGCTGCCCGGGGCGACCACCAGCTCGCCGGGCATGGCGTTCCTGCTCACCACGATCGCGCGGTACGGCGAGGAGTGGCCCGACTACTGGCGCGAGCTGATGGACAACGGGGCCCGGCTGACCAACGGCTGGTCCGACGCCTACCAGGGTGAGTTCACCCAGGGCGGCGGCGCCGGCGACCGCCCGCTGGTGCTGTCCTACGACTCCTCCCCGGCCTTCACGGTCTCGAGCGGCACCTCCACCACCAGCGCCCTGCTCGACACCTGCTTCGAGCAGGTCGAGTACGCCGGGGTGCTGGCCGGCGCGGACAACCCCGAGGGCGCCGAGCAGGTGATCGACTTCCTGCTCAGCGACGAGGTGCAGGCCGCGCTGCCGGAGAGCATGTACGTCTTCCCGGTCTCGGGGCAGGTCGAGCTGCCCGCCGCCTGGGCCAAGCACGCCCCGCGTCCGGAGCGGACCTGGCAGGTCGACCCCGCGGCGATCGATGAGAACCGCGCGGAGTGGCTGCGGGAGTGGAACGACCTGGTCGCGCGCTGA
- a CDS encoding alpha/beta fold hydrolase, protein MPTFTVPGAALDWELSDEGGEPVVQLHGLTSSRYRDRLLDLDLGVGLSGTRLLRYDARGHGRSTGRAVPEDYRWEVLADDLLRILEGVFPGEPVHGVGPSMGCATLLHAITRDPQRFSALTLVVPPTAWETRVAKAGDYLAAAELVERDGMAAFVEAGRSAPRPPATVDAPETVPDVREELLPSLLRGAALSDLPPPEAVAGIGVPTTVLAWTEDPAHPLRTAERLASLVAGSELVVAATPAQAGEWPRRLHEQVVAARR, encoded by the coding sequence TTGCCCACCTTCACCGTGCCCGGCGCCGCGCTGGACTGGGAGCTCAGCGACGAGGGCGGCGAGCCAGTGGTCCAGCTGCACGGGCTGACCTCGAGCCGCTACCGCGACCGGCTGCTCGACCTCGACCTCGGTGTCGGGCTGAGCGGCACCCGGCTGCTGCGCTACGACGCCCGCGGGCACGGCCGCTCCACGGGGCGCGCGGTGCCCGAGGACTACCGCTGGGAGGTGCTCGCCGACGACCTGCTGCGGATCCTCGAGGGGGTGTTCCCCGGCGAGCCCGTGCACGGCGTCGGCCCCTCGATGGGCTGCGCGACGCTGCTGCACGCGATCACCCGCGACCCGCAGCGGTTCTCCGCGCTGACGCTGGTGGTGCCGCCGACGGCCTGGGAGACCCGGGTCGCGAAGGCGGGCGACTACCTCGCCGCCGCCGAGCTGGTGGAGCGCGACGGGATGGCCGCGTTCGTCGAGGCCGGCCGCAGCGCGCCGCGGCCCCCGGCCACCGTGGACGCGCCCGAGACGGTGCCGGACGTGCGCGAGGAGCTGTTGCCGTCCCTGCTGCGCGGCGCCGCGCTCAGCGACCTGCCGCCGCCGGAGGCGGTCGCCGGGATCGGCGTGCCGACGACGGTGCTCGCCTGGACCGAGGACCCGGCGCACCCGCTGCGCACCGCCGAGCGGCTCGCCTCGCTCGTGGCCGGCAGCGAGCTGGTCGTGGCCGCCACCCCGGCCCAGGCGGGGGAGTGGCCGCGCCGGCTGCACGAGCAGGTCGTGGCCGCGCGCCGCTGA
- a CDS encoding GNAT family N-acetyltransferase, translating into MEIRTLAFNELDPRTAYAVWRLRQDVFVVEQECPYPDLDGRDLEPGTRHLLLLEKGAGGTGRLIGYLRLLDERTHARIGRVVLVASARGRGLADELMRAALREVGEHACVLDAQSPLVDWYASYGFRATGPEYLEDGIPHTPMRRDPRRATP; encoded by the coding sequence GTGGAGATCCGCACCCTCGCCTTCAACGAGCTCGACCCCCGCACGGCGTACGCCGTCTGGCGGCTGCGCCAGGACGTCTTCGTCGTCGAGCAGGAGTGCCCCTACCCCGACCTCGACGGCCGCGACCTCGAGCCCGGCACCCGGCACCTGCTGCTCCTGGAGAAGGGCGCGGGCGGGACCGGTCGGCTGATCGGCTACCTGCGCCTGCTCGACGAGCGCACCCATGCCCGCATCGGCCGGGTGGTGCTGGTGGCCTCCGCGCGCGGCCGCGGGCTGGCCGACGAGCTGATGCGCGCCGCGCTCCGCGAGGTCGGTGAGCACGCCTGCGTCCTGGACGCCCAGTCCCCGCTGGTCGACTGGTACGCGTCGTACGGCTTCCGCGCCACCGGCCCGGAGTACCTCGAGGACGGCATCCCGCACACCCCCATGCGCCGCGACCCCCGCCGCGCCACGCCCTGA
- a CDS encoding MBL fold metallo-hydrolase, whose protein sequence is MTSSSTPTARAISPDSGTHWSAEGAWRVADGIHRIPLPLPMDGLKAVNVYVVETGDGLTLIDGGWAIPVARELLERCLREVGYGFGDITRFLVTHVHRDHYTMASVLGAETGAQVSLGSGEKPALDLLNNPDLDENPFLAVLRTAGAQDIAEQWGSGDGEGPDPSLWRYPDIWLDGDHDIDLGTRTVRAVHTPGHTPGHFVFADTAAGMLFAGDHVLPTITPSIGFTVPPADQPLGDFMASLAKVRALPDLQLLPAHGPVAPSAHARVEELLVHHEGRLAESLAALSSGPRTSRQVAAELPWTRHDHHFDTLDAFSRGMAAMETKAHLELLVARGQATATDAPDGILFTATTP, encoded by the coding sequence GTGACCTCCTCCTCCACCCCCACCGCCCGCGCGATCTCGCCGGACTCCGGCACCCACTGGTCAGCCGAGGGAGCGTGGCGGGTCGCGGACGGGATCCACCGGATCCCGCTGCCGCTGCCGATGGACGGGCTCAAGGCGGTCAACGTGTACGTCGTGGAGACCGGCGACGGGCTCACGCTGATCGACGGTGGCTGGGCGATCCCGGTGGCGCGCGAGCTGCTCGAGCGCTGCCTGCGCGAGGTGGGCTACGGCTTCGGCGACATCACCCGGTTCCTGGTGACCCACGTGCACCGCGACCACTACACGATGGCCTCGGTGCTGGGCGCCGAGACCGGCGCGCAGGTCTCGCTCGGGTCGGGGGAGAAGCCGGCGCTGGACCTGCTCAACAACCCCGACCTCGACGAGAACCCGTTCCTCGCGGTGCTGCGCACCGCCGGTGCGCAGGACATCGCCGAGCAGTGGGGCTCCGGCGACGGCGAGGGCCCCGACCCGTCGCTGTGGCGCTACCCCGACATCTGGCTGGACGGCGACCACGACATCGACCTCGGCACCCGCACGGTGCGCGCCGTACACACGCCGGGGCACACGCCGGGCCACTTCGTCTTCGCCGACACCGCCGCCGGGATGCTGTTCGCCGGCGACCACGTGCTGCCCACGATCACGCCCTCGATCGGGTTCACCGTGCCCCCGGCCGACCAGCCGCTCGGGGACTTCATGGCCTCCCTCGCCAAGGTCCGCGCCCTGCCGGACCTGCAGCTGCTGCCCGCGCACGGGCCGGTCGCGCCGTCCGCGCACGCCCGCGTCGAGGAGCTCCTCGTGCACCACGAGGGCCGCCTGGCCGAGAGCCTCGCCGCGCTCTCCTCCGGCCCGCGCACCTCGCGCCAGGTGGCCGCCGAGCTGCCCTGGACCCGTCACGACCACCACTTCGACACCCTCGACGCGTTCAGCCGCGGGATGGCCGCGATGGAGACGAAGGCCCACCTCGAGCTGCTCGTCGCCCGCGGTCAGGCCACCGCCACCGACGCCCCCGACGGCATCCTGTTCACCGCCACCACCCCCTGA
- a CDS encoding SDR family oxidoreductase, with protein sequence MSILDRFAVTDQVAIVTGAGRGLGAATAVALAEAGADVLISARTESQLEQVAAAVRATGRRCVVVAADLSDLDAVAALAQTAYDELGRLDTVVNNVGGTFPRGFLETSERFLEEAFRFNVATAHALSRAAVPLMLRSGPLGAGTAQQSIVTISSMLGRTAGRGYLAYGTAKAALAHWTRLAATDLSPHVRVNGIFVGSIRTSALDYVAGQPELMEQLEGSTPLGRVGEPEDIAAAVLYLASRAGQYVTGKLLEVDGGIQQPNLDLGLGDLEPAALS encoded by the coding sequence ATGAGCATCCTGGACAGGTTCGCGGTCACCGACCAGGTCGCGATCGTCACCGGCGCCGGCCGCGGGCTGGGCGCCGCCACGGCGGTGGCCCTCGCCGAGGCCGGCGCCGACGTGCTGATCTCGGCGCGCACCGAGAGCCAGCTGGAGCAGGTCGCCGCGGCGGTGCGCGCCACCGGGCGGCGCTGCGTGGTCGTGGCCGCCGACCTCAGCGACCTCGACGCCGTGGCCGCGCTCGCGCAGACGGCGTACGACGAGCTGGGGCGGCTGGACACGGTCGTCAACAACGTCGGCGGCACGTTCCCGCGCGGCTTCCTCGAGACCAGCGAGCGGTTCTTGGAGGAGGCGTTCCGGTTCAACGTCGCCACCGCGCACGCGCTGAGCCGGGCGGCGGTCCCGCTGATGCTGCGCTCGGGGCCCCTCGGGGCGGGCACGGCGCAGCAGTCGATCGTGACGATCTCCTCGATGCTCGGGCGCACGGCGGGGCGCGGCTACCTCGCCTACGGCACCGCGAAGGCCGCGCTGGCGCACTGGACCCGGCTGGCGGCCACCGACCTGTCGCCGCACGTGCGGGTCAACGGGATCTTCGTGGGCTCGATCCGCACCAGCGCCCTCGACTACGTCGCTGGGCAGCCGGAGCTGATGGAGCAGCTGGAGGGCAGCACGCCGCTGGGCCGCGTCGGCGAGCCCGAGGACATCGCCGCGGCGGTGCTCTACCTCGCCTCGCGCGCGGGGCAGTACGTCACCGGCAAGCTGCTCGAGGTCGACGGCGGCATCCAGCAGCCCAACCTGGATCTGGGACTTGGCGACCTCGAACCCGCCGCTCTCTCCTAG